A stretch of Lentibacillus sp. JNUCC-1 DNA encodes these proteins:
- the flgD gene encoding flagellar hook assembly protein FlgD, translating to MNKIDPSLYLHQQSKPRTPSPDLGKDEFMKILMAQLQNQDPLNPMEDKEFISQMASFSSLEQMMNMSASIDNLVQNQLVSPVIQYSHVIGKEVTYQPEDDETGQKLDPVTSQVIAVSQKEGWAIFELANGEKVYADAVTKIEEPQANT from the coding sequence TTGAACAAAATTGACCCTTCACTTTATTTGCACCAACAATCCAAACCAAGAACGCCTAGTCCTGATCTTGGCAAGGATGAATTTATGAAGATTTTAATGGCTCAGCTGCAGAATCAGGATCCACTTAATCCGATGGAAGATAAGGAATTTATATCCCAAATGGCTTCATTTTCATCTCTTGAACAAATGATGAATATGTCCGCTTCTATAGACAATCTAGTCCAAAATCAATTGGTATCTCCTGTGATTCAATACAGCCATGTGATTGGCAAAGAGGTTACCTACCAGCCTGAAGACGACGAAACAGGACAAAAGCTTGACCCCGTAACGAGTCAAGTCATTGCCGTCAGCCAGAAAGAGGGCTGGGCGATCTTTGAACTTGCAAACGGTGAAAAAGTCTATGCAGATGCAGTGACCAAAATAGAAGAACCTCAAGCAAACACATAA
- a CDS encoding TIGR02530 family flagellar biosynthesis protein, translated as MVNYIHTHRTHQTMPLPNTGKQVVHNPKTTQFKDVLSDQLDLKISKHAEERMKERQINLSDHEWQLMTDKMKEAKQKGVTDSLVLTKDAALIVSNKNNTVVTVMNKEEASSKLITNINGAILLNH; from the coding sequence GTGGTCAATTACATTCATACACATCGAACGCACCAAACAATGCCACTACCGAACACTGGAAAACAAGTTGTGCATAACCCAAAAACGACTCAATTTAAGGATGTTCTATCAGACCAACTTGATTTAAAAATTTCTAAGCATGCTGAAGAACGCATGAAAGAACGCCAGATTAACCTGAGTGACCATGAATGGCAGCTCATGACTGATAAAATGAAAGAAGCGAAACAAAAAGGTGTAACTGATTCACTTGTTTTAACCAAAGATGCCGCTTTAATTGTCAGCAACAAAAATAACACAGTGGTCACGGTAATGAATAAAGAAGAGGCGTCTAGCAAATTAATTACCAATATCAATGGTGCGATCTTATTGAATCATTAA